Proteins from one Diorhabda carinulata isolate Delta chromosome 10, icDioCari1.1, whole genome shotgun sequence genomic window:
- the LOC130899096 gene encoding uncharacterized protein LOC130899096: protein MSSTKKKTKSHLTYTREQKIVAAVWYHEKQYTGLTGEQIRTNFFIRFKTKLPRWETVREWERTLFENNQFSKKSRISKKKVMYRLAYIPYIKESFQKYPNLSLNNRAHMVGISTGTLNCILKHDFLPEDLEEIKKYSTKDQISNQNMGNSEECSIESSNENSNTEPNKED from the exons ATGTCGTCGacaaaaaagaaaaccaaaagcCACTT aacaTACACTAGAGAGCAGAAAATTGTCGCCGCAGTTTGGTATCATGAGAAACAGTACACGGGTCTTACAGGCGAACAAATacgtacaaatttttttataaggttTAAGACGAAACTTCCTCGTTGGGAAACAGTTAGAGAATGGGAAAGAACCTTATTTGAAAACAACCAGTTTAGTAAAAAGTCAAGAATATCCAAAAAGAAAGTAATGTATAG gTTAGCTTACATTCCATATATAAAagaatcttttcaaaaatatcctaATTTATCACTCAATAATAGAGCACATATGGTTGGTATCTCTACAGGGACTCTTAATTGTATattaaaacatgattttttgCCTGAAGATTTGGAGGAAATCAAAAAGTATTCTACAAAAGATCagatatcaaatcaaaatatggGAAACAGTGAAGAATGTTCGATAGAGAGCTCAAACGAAAATAGTAACACAGAACCTAATAAAGAAGATTGA
- the LOC130899092 gene encoding uncharacterized protein LOC130899092, whose amino-acid sequence MASVLSEDSVDNFSDYSQFSIVWDENLSEKSDNNDIPSLPIEKTENLVNNVLNRQLYGRFSKNPKAKTERIFNSIHQKCRYALSSLIKDPDSFNHIYMGFTMCGQYFISYTEKLCEELGPLHFVTSYEYELFLWRFVPGKKLQFISKHKIFKHLKGSDAVDKIMFMQFPRDLYKIVCYGLTATNPDLVHITILTLPAPKNCKHCSRIFSPIDESVNQGWCTKHGFVVHYMISMSQPTPPFDPNISLAYPNHLVINTGHHIHILNVTTSEPPQLTISLLNLTKDDDKITNTPTHTFNDTLSEVSETPSEHFGTSSIVDAILEDFSEYDLESNECNKPFHELNISCEPLNVTGKSYHNTLVQNIVDPRVKRLQTNNKDYLFSIPQTSNTQKSTEKSKIDKKIAEKAYEFIEENEKYEKISSFRKKRLAEKKYEFSEDNSENIVPFNSLRRERRYLYRSQNKCIRSPDFNSLFLSPKSSGLRSPMQSPKSRNGQFSPSGARNLYCPSLRNSPHHSKSPISPKESARKFYVYSPSLDSDCSDSDSRLIMRMSGNVSTAGDSKFSNTGLLIVDPKVETPKWIKKVVRRYSNGDFENGSLVSGQSRDDYNIPIEIPLLVQNLTEQHLDLVPDFTEHLTEVQLIVTQRSFDCEQFVQRRAQKLCSEAQLDFMHCEDYDIKIIHICPINGHIICHAIIKIGAVKNPSGKLEHFSANFLFTWSIESDAFDIIDHKEPTKLLPADELIDTPDYDIPRCKEVLVMDYCYAASKTSLRDLNNYYEICLGSTHIAIRSHAFVTQGYSSDSD is encoded by the exons ATGGCGTCGGTTTTGTCAGAGGATTCTGTCGACAATTTTTCAGATTATTCCCAATTTTCAATAGTTTGGGATGAAAACCTTAGTGAAAAAAGTGATAATAATGATATTCCCTCATTACcaatagaaaaaactgaaaatttagttAATAATGTATTAAATAGACAG TTGTACGGtcgattttccaaaaatccCAAAGCGAAAACTGAAAGAATATTTAATAGTATTCATCAGAAATGTAGATATGCGTTAAGCTCATTAATAAAAGACCCGGATTCTTT taaTCACATTTACATGGGGTTTACTATGTGCGGGCAGTATTTTATAAGTTATACAGAGAAATTATGTGAAGAATTAGGTCCTCTACATTTTGTCACTTCatatgaatatgaattattCTTGTGGAGATTTGTTCCTGGGAAAAAACTTCAGTTTATAtcgaaacataaaatatttaaacatttaaaaggTTCAGACGCTGTCGATAAGATAATGTTCATGCAATTTCCCagagatttatataaaatagtttgTTATGGACTCAC TGCAACCAATCCTGATTTAGTTCACATTACGATTTTGACTTTGCCTGCACCAAAAAATTGCAAACATTGTTCCAGAATATTTTCTCCAATAGATG AATCCGTTAATCAGGGTTGGTGTACAAAACACGGATTCGTAGTCCATTATATGATTTCAATGTCTCAACCGACTCCACCTTTCGATCCCAACATTTCCTTGGCCTATCCCAATCATCTAGTTATAAATACCGGTCATCACATCCACATACTCAACGTCACAACTTCAGAACCGCCCCAACTCACAATTTCCCTGTTGAATTTAACGAAAGACGACGACAAAATCACCAACACCCCGACGCACACTTTTAACGATACCCTAAGCGAAGTTTCCGAAACTCCCAGCGAACATTTCGGTACTAGTAGCATAGTAGACGCCATATTAGAAGATTTTAGCGAATACGATTTGGAATCGAACGAATGTAATAAACCTTTTCACGAGCTGAACATCAGCTGCGAACCATTGAATGTTACCGGAAAAAGTTATCACAATACGTTAGTTCAAAATATCGTCGATCCGAGAGTGAAACGTTTACAGACCAACAacaaagattatttattttctatacccCAAACATCGAATACGCAAAAAAGTACGGAAAAATCGAAGATCGATAAGAAAATAGCGGAAAAGGCGTACGAATTcatagaagaaaacgaaaaatacgAAAAGATCAGTTCGTTCAGAAAGAAGCGTCTGGCAGAAAAGAAATACGAATTTTCTGAGGATAACAGCGAAAATATAGTTCCTTTTAATTCGTTACGAAGGGAACGTAGATACCTTTATAGATCTCAAAATAAATGTATCCGATCGCCGGATTTTAATTCGTTATTTTTGAGTCCGAAATCTAGCGGTCTAAGGTCCCCTATGCAATCGCCCAAATCTAGAAACGGTCAATTTTCGCCGAGCGGCGCTCGTAACCTTTACTGTCCTTCGTTACGTAACTCGCCTCATCATTCCAAATCTCCCATCAGTCCCAAAGAGTCTGCCAGGAAATTTTACGTCTATTCGCCGAGTTTGGACAGCGATTGTTCCGATTCGGATTCGAGGCTTATTATGAGAATGTCCGGAAACGTTTCTACGGCGGGCGATAGTAAATTTAGTAATACCGGATTGTTGATTGTCGATCCTAAAGTCGAAACGCCGAAATGGATTAAGAAAGTCGTTAGGAGGTACTCGAATGGTGATTTCGAAAACGGGTCGTTGGTGTCCGGTCAGAGTAgag aTGACTATAATATTCCTATAGAAATACCTCTGTTAGTTCAAAATCTTACCGAACAACATTTAGATTTAGTGCCGGATTTTACGGAACATCTGACTGAAGTACAATTAATTGTAACGCAAAGATCGTTCGATTGCGAACAATTCGTCCAACGCCGAGCTCAGAAACTGTGTTCAGAAGCACAGCTAGATTTTATGCATTGCGAAGACTAcgatattaaaattatacat ATTTGTCCAATCAACGGCCATATAATTTGTCATGCCATAATAAAAATAGGTGCTGTTAAAAATCCGAGCGGGAAACTGGAACATTTTTCCGCTAATTTCCTATTCACTTGGAGTATAGAAAGTGACGCTTTCGATATTATAGATCACAAAGAACCAACGAAATTATTACCAGCAGACGAATTGATCGATACTCCAGACTACGATATACCCAg aTGTAAAGAAGTACTTGTTATGGATTATTGTTATGCCGCCTCTAAAACGAGTCTCAGggatttaaataattattacgaAATTTGTTTGGGTTCGACGCATATCGCTATTAGGTCGCATGCTTTCGTGACGCAAGGATATTCGAGCGATAGCGattga